The Limnospira fusiformis SAG 85.79 genomic interval TCGTGGGTGTAGACATTGATTCCCCTACTCTCCTTGATCAGATATTAGGATTAATAACATAACAACTTATCACAGTTTCAGCGGTTCCGATCAAGTCAAAGCCATTGACAATCAACAGTTGAACCTGTTAGTTAAGTTATATAGAGTATCTTGTGACTGATTTTTATGATTAATTAACCATTGGGATAATTGATAGCTTAATCAAATTTATGATAGTAGAATCAACAACCTTTCATCGAAGGGGGATGAGCAATTTTTCTGATTTTGATAGATTTTGAGCCTCCCTTAATTTGTTGGTAAATCTTGATTTTTCCTAGAGACTTTTTAGCAAAGTTAAGTTATGCTCAAACTACAAACAAACTTGAGCAATAGGTTTCATGAAAACCAAATCTTGGTCTTTAATGGCAGGTATAGCTGTGACCGCATTTTCTTGGGGAATTGTCCCAGCTTGGGCGGAAAATTGGATTTTTATGGGTGAGGCTGCCACCGGGGAAGATGTATATGTAGATGCTGATAGTATTTCACGGAACCGGGAAGGGCTGAGATTTATTTATAGCATTGGTGAAGAAACCATCTATGCAATAGCTTACTGTGACTCACGCACCTGGTATGTCAGCGGTTACGATGAAGTATATTCCCCAAACAGTCACGCTACCTCTGATATGATTGATTATGTCTGTTCCCAGGAATAACCAGTCTCAGTAATCTTTTAACCACAATTTAACTATCCATGGGGAGTCAATAAACCGGAGATTTATTACTGCGGGTATAGTACCAAAGTATAACCCTTGGAAATCCTCAAATATGGATTATATAAAGGCTATCAATTGAGTAACTGGTGAAATGGGCGGGATGTCCGTTGCTGTATATGCCGCCCTATTTTTAAGATTAAGCTAAACCAGCGGCTTGAATTGTCTGCATAAGCCTGTCGATATTGATGACAATATTAATATTTTTGCCGATAAGTTTCGGTTCATTTTCCGGCAAATTATCTCCTAATATAGGATAATATTCCAGTTCACAAATACCACTCAATAATCGATAAATTGACGGACAATAATCTGGGGATAAGATTTCAATAACTGTAGTACCAGTTTGACAGAAAGCTAAATTAGTTAGTCCCGCACCGTGGGGACTAATAATCACTTCGGAAGTAGCGAAAAGTTCCGCTTGTTGTTCAAGAGTCATTGATTCTAATTGTACTGGTTTAATATTAAACTGTGTTAGGCATTCTATCACCTGGGAATTATTCAAGACCTGGCGAGATTGTGCTAAGGTGCGATCTATATAAATTCGCTGTTTAGTATCCCCCAGACTCGGACAAAAAGTGTGTTTGAGAAAATCACAATTCCACTGGCTAATTTGTAAGCCTCGGTGGGATGAAAGGTTAGGAGTTGGGATAATTATTTGCGCGGCTTTCAGATGATTGATATCTTTATTGCTGATGATTTTTTTGGGTGGAATTTTTAGGGTCTCTAAAGCCTGTTTCTGGTAAGGTGTCTCCCAAGCATTTACCACAAATTTATCAATTGAGTTCAGGTCAATTCCCGCAGCTTCTAATAAATGAAAACGGGCGATAATATCTAACATCCAGTGAAAATATCCCGCCCCAAAACGCACGGATAAAAAAGCAACCACACCATCAATTTCTTCGGGTGGCGGTAGGTGTTCGGATACGGCGACAAACTCCGCCCCACCACTAGCTAAATCAGTGACTAATTTGCCATCATCTGTGAAAACTGCACTGGTCGCCATATCTCCCCACACGCGCCCATTTTCCACAATAGCCACGCCGAAATCTCCGGTTGATATCTGACAGGTTGTAAATGTTTCGGGAAGGTTGGTAATTAAAATATTAGCGGGTTTAATCTCAATAGTCTTAGCTGGGTATATGAGGATATATTGAACACTAGGATGGGTTGGGCTGGTTGTGGTTTTTTCTGATAAATTAGGCAATATTTCTCGGATAAATTTTGATGATAATTTTTTGAAGTTTAGGGCATTATTGGCATCCTCAATTAAACCTCTATGGGCTAATATTTGGGCAAAATGATGATAGGCTTTGAGCAAGTCTGGCTTCCGTTTTAATCCCTCTATACATAGGTCTTGTAATTCTTGCCAACGTTGCTTTTCGGTTAACAGTTGTGCGAGAATCTCATAAAGCCATATTAACTCTGGTTTCAGTTCGATCGCTTTTTGATAAGCCGCGATCGCCTCATCAATATGACCTGCTAATTTCAGTGCGTGACCTAATTTTTGATGTAACCAAGAAAGTTGAGGATTGAGTGTAATGGCTTGGCGATAATTAGCGATCGCTTCTTCAATTTCTCCCGTTTCTAGTAAGCTATCTCCTAAACTCATATACAGCCAATCTACATCAGGTTTTAAAGCGATCGCCTGACCACAGACCGGAATTAATTCCGACCATTTTTCCTGAGTTTTCAAAACTTGGGCTAGTCCATAATAATAGTAAAACTGGTTCGGGTTAATTTCGATAGCCTTTTGATAGCATTTCACCGCCTCTTCCCACCTTTCCTGTTGTTTAAAAATTCCCCCTAAATGATGATAAAATACATCCGATTGATTAGGATAATTGACAATTGCTTTTTGATAAATAGCGATCGCCTTTTCTAATTGCTGTTGCTGTTGTAACTGATTCCCAAAATTCAGATAATCTTGAAAACTCACCGGGTCAGCACTTAACAAAATAGCTTTACACCAATATTCTGTCGCCCTTTCTGGCTGACCACATTGGGTAAACACCTTAGCCAAATTACGATAGAACCCCGCCATATTAGGGCGAATTTCCAGAGCCTTTTCATAGGCATTTATCGCCTCATTCCAGCGTTTATTTTGGGCGTAAAGACTTCCTAAATTAGCATAAACTTCCGCCATATTAGGCGCGATTTTCAAAGCACTATGATAACAAGACTCCGCCGCCAGAAAATCCCCTTGTAACTGTCTTATCGTCCCCAAAGTTTTATAAGACAACGCAAAATTAGGGTCGATTTTTAACGCTTGTTCACAACAGTTAATCGACTCCCCCCAATTTCTTTCATTTAAATAGGAAACCGCTTTTTCATTGAGTCGGATAACTTCCGGTTGCACATTTTCATAATTTGACATTTTACAGTCACTCCCATTTAATCAAAATTTAACCTTGTCCATCTGTGCAAATACCACTATTATAAACCCAGTTTATGGATTTTAGCCAGAGCCTTTTCAGCCGCCTTTTTACTAGCCTCTTTTTTACTGGAACCTTTACCCTCTCCATAAACCTTACCCTGAACCATAACCTGGACAGTGAACTGTTTTTTGTGGTCGGCTCCTTCCTCCTTAATTGTTTCATATTCTGGTGTAATTGGACCTATATTTTTTTGCACCCATTCCTGTAATCTATTTTTCGAGTCCGCCGCCACTTTCCCCGAATTACCTTGAGACTGGGAAGTAATTTCAGCTATCACCGAATCGAACAAAGGTTGTAAAAAATCCTGTACTTTCTTCATCCCAGAATCCAAAAAATAAGCCCCAATCATCGCCTCAAACGTATTGCTTAATAAGGAAGGATTTAGCGCCGCCCCTTTCCCTAATCTGATATATTGTTGTAGGGCTAATTTTTCCGCAAACTTAGCCAACTGCTTATTTTCCACCAAAGCCGATCGCAACTTAGTTAAATCACCTTCATTCCTGACACTTTTATACTTATTATAAAGATACTCCCCCGATATAAAATTTAACACCGAATCCCCCAAAAACTCCAACAATTCATTATCCCGCTTAACTTCCTTCGGGTGTTCATATAGATAGGAACTGTGAGTTAAAGCGTGATTGAGTAAATCCACATTTTGAAAAGGTATTTTTTTCAGCAATTTCGATAATTCTCGCCGCAGTTTTTTTTCTCGGTCAGGATCCATATTTTGGTCTTCGATAATTTTACTTAACATAATCTCCTGATGTTGTTTTAATTGATTAATTATGGAGTTTTCAGCCTGAAAAGCCGTCAACAGCAGCACCATGTTATCTATAGCACGTTCCGTATATCGGTGAGAAAATTCATTCCCATGAGCCCAGTTATTCCTAAGTTGAATTAACTCAAATATTATCCCCCTATGTTGATTATCCACATTTTCATTGTTTTTAAAAATACTATCCCATTTATTCGATATAACTTGCAGTAATGCTCCGATATCTTGAGATAGCCTCTCCTCCAATTCTCGCTTTTTCATGTTTTTGTATTTGGTGATATATTTTTGAGCTTCCTCCTGCCATTGGTCTGAATATTTGTTTGTCATTTCCTGTTTAAACGGAGGATATAAGCCCTCAGCTAATAACTCTAAAGCGTCCCCAATTCTTTCTTTATTGCTAATCATCATTTGCTATCTAATAATTAATTAGCGACTATTATAGCTAATCTTCCTAAACAGGTTATTGATATAGCTGGCTATTCATAACTTCTGATAATCTATCAATCTCCAAGTTATTTGATTTTCAAAAGAATGTTAAGAATTATTACAAATTTATTGAAAATTGCTCGCAAAAAGTTGACGAGATTCTGGGGGTTATGATACCATCAAATAAATCTCACCCAAGGGATTACTCTGTCCTTATGCAAAAATAGAGCCTACAACCCCGATTATATCGCGATTAACATTATTTTCTCACGAAAATATTAAACTGGCGATGCACGAGTTTTCTGGCCAAAAGCGATCGCCTTTTTTATGCCTATTGACAAAAACGCCACTTTGTGGATTCTTAATTGTTGATAATTGACTGATATCCTAGGTGATGTGGATGGTCAGAGTCAAAAATCAAAATATGAGACTTGAGGAAGCGGTTGAATTTGCCGAAAACCCGGAACCCCGGTGTCCCTGTGTGTTATTGCTAGACACATCAGCATCTATGCAGGGAGAACCCCTAGATGGTCTCAATGCAGGATTAATGACTTTTAGGGAGAACCTAATCAAAGACGAACTCGCGAAAAAACGGGTTGAGATCGCGCTGATCACCTTTGATAACCAGGTAAAAATCATCCAGGATTTTGTCACAGCCGATCGCTTTGAACCCCCCCTGTTAAACGCCCAGGGTCAAACCTATATGGGAACAGCCATAGGGGAGGCTTTAGACATGATTGCCAGTCGCAAAGCCGAGTATCGCAATAATGGGATTACCTACTATCGTCCTTGGGTGTTCATGATTACCGACGGCGAACCCCAGGGAGAAAGCGATCGCATTACAGAACAGGCCATTAAACGCATTCGAGACGAGGAAGCCAACAAACAGGTCGCATTCTTTGCGGTAGGCGTAGAAGGGGCGAATATGGAGCGCTTAGGAGAGATTGCTCAACGAACCCCCCTGAAACTGAAAGGGTTAGATTTTCGGGAAATGTTCATTTGGCTATCCGCCAGTATGCAAACAGTTTCTCACTCCAAAGTTGACGAACAGG includes:
- a CDS encoding vWA domain-containing protein, yielding MRLEEAVEFAENPEPRCPCVLLLDTSASMQGEPLDGLNAGLMTFRENLIKDELAKKRVEIALITFDNQVKIIQDFVTADRFEPPLLNAQGQTYMGTAIGEALDMIASRKAEYRNNGITYYRPWVFMITDGEPQGESDRITEQAIKRIRDEEANKQVAFFAVGVEGANMERLGEIAQRTPLKLKGLDFREMFIWLSASMQTVSHSKVDEQVALPPPGWGTV
- a CDS encoding tetratricopeptide repeat protein is translated as MSNYENVQPEVIRLNEKAVSYLNERNWGESINCCEQALKIDPNFALSYKTLGTIRQLQGDFLAAESCYHSALKIAPNMAEVYANLGSLYAQNKRWNEAINAYEKALEIRPNMAGFYRNLAKVFTQCGQPERATEYWCKAILLSADPVSFQDYLNFGNQLQQQQQLEKAIAIYQKAIVNYPNQSDVFYHHLGGIFKQQERWEEAVKCYQKAIEINPNQFYYYYGLAQVLKTQEKWSELIPVCGQAIALKPDVDWLYMSLGDSLLETGEIEEAIANYRQAITLNPQLSWLHQKLGHALKLAGHIDEAIAAYQKAIELKPELIWLYEILAQLLTEKQRWQELQDLCIEGLKRKPDLLKAYHHFAQILAHRGLIEDANNALNFKKLSSKFIREILPNLSEKTTTSPTHPSVQYILIYPAKTIEIKPANILITNLPETFTTCQISTGDFGVAIVENGRVWGDMATSAVFTDDGKLVTDLASGGAEFVAVSEHLPPPEEIDGVVAFLSVRFGAGYFHWMLDIIARFHLLEAAGIDLNSIDKFVVNAWETPYQKQALETLKIPPKKIISNKDINHLKAAQIIIPTPNLSSHRGLQISQWNCDFLKHTFCPSLGDTKQRIYIDRTLAQSRQVLNNSQVIECLTQFNIKPVQLESMTLEQQAELFATSEVIISPHGAGLTNLAFCQTGTTVIEILSPDYCPSIYRLLSGICELEYYPILGDNLPENEPKLIGKNINIVINIDRLMQTIQAAGLA
- the rnc gene encoding ribonuclease III yields the protein MMISNKERIGDALELLAEGLYPPFKQEMTNKYSDQWQEEAQKYITKYKNMKKRELEERLSQDIGALLQVISNKWDSIFKNNENVDNQHRGIIFELIQLRNNWAHGNEFSHRYTERAIDNMVLLLTAFQAENSIINQLKQHQEIMLSKIIEDQNMDPDREKKLRRELSKLLKKIPFQNVDLLNHALTHSSYLYEHPKEVKRDNELLEFLGDSVLNFISGEYLYNKYKSVRNEGDLTKLRSALVENKQLAKFAEKLALQQYIRLGKGAALNPSLLSNTFEAMIGAYFLDSGMKKVQDFLQPLFDSVIAEITSQSQGNSGKVAADSKNRLQEWVQKNIGPITPEYETIKEEGADHKKQFTVQVMVQGKVYGEGKGSSKKEASKKAAEKALAKIHKLGL